The sequence below is a genomic window from Thermococcus sp. EP1.
TTGACACCTTGTCGAGTCTAGGTATTCACCTTTTTCTTTATCCCAGTGAGAGTGATAGAACCACTCTGCGGCTTTGCAATACTCAAAGAGCTCCTCGTCCTTGAAATAGAGTGCTATTTCTCTCTTGGCAGTTTCTTCGCTATCAGAGGCATGGATAACATTGTATATTGCATCCCCTACATCAAGGCCATAATCACCTCTAATTGTTCCTGGTTCGGCGTCCTTTGGATCTGTTGCACCACACATCTTTCTTACCACGCTAATCGCGTATCTTCCTTCTACGACCATCACAACACTTGGAGCCTTTGTTATGTAGTCTATTAGTGGTTTAAAGAATGGCTTTCCCTTATGCTCCTCATAGTGCTTTTCGGCCAATTCTCTATCAATGTGTATCATCTTCATCCCAATTATTTTAAGACCTCGCTTCTCAAATCTACTGATAATTTCACCTATAAGTCCTCTAACAACAGCATCAGGCTTTATGATTACCAGTGTTCTCTCCACTTTGTTCATTGGCAACACCAAAAACAATAAGTGTAGTGATTTAAAATTCTTTTTAATGAACCTCGCACAAGGTTTATAACTTAACCCTGCCTTCTCCCTATGGTGAAGAAAAATGGAGATAAGGGAGACGATACTCAAATACGCGCTCATCAATGCTATCCAGCATGATGGAAAAGCCAATTCCAAAGCAGTTATAGGGAAACTACTTGGTGAGAACCCGGAACTAAGGCCAAAAGCCAGAGAAATAATTCCTCTTGTCAATGATATAGTCCAAGAAGTCAATTCTATGAGTATTGAGGATCAAAAAGCCAAGTTAAATGAAATTTATCCCGAATTCTTCGAAAAGAAGGAGGAGAAAAGGGAAGAAAAGAAAGGTCTTCCCCCCTTACCTAAGGCAGAAAAAGGAAAAGTCATCACAAGATTTGCCCCGAATCCTGATGGTGCATTTCATTTAGGAAATGCTAGAGCCGCAATTCTAAGCCATGAATACGCTAGAATTTATGGTGGAAAATTTATCCTGAGATTTGATGATACTGACCCCAAAGTGAAAAGACCCGAGCCAATCTTTTACGACTGGATTATTGAGGATCTAAAATGGTTAGGTTTCCAGATAGATGAAATCCACATGGCAAGTGACAGGCTGGAGATTTATTATTCATATGCGGAAAAACTGCTTGCGATGGGAAAAGCCTACGTATGCACATGCAAACCAGAGGATTTCAGGAAGCTTAGAGATGACGGAAAAGCATGCCCCCATAGAGACCTACCCCCAGAAATCCAGCTTCAAGAATGGAAGAAGATGCTCAATGGCGAGTATAAGGAAGGAGAGGCTGTCGTAAGAATAAAAACCGATCTAAGTCATCCAAATCCAGCGGTAAGAGATTGGCCAGCACTTAGAATTATTAATAATCCCAATCACCCAAGAACAGGAGACAAATACCATGTATGGCCCCTCTATAACTTCGCTTCTGCTATAGACGATCATGAGCTTGGTGTTACTCACATCTTCAGAGGGCAAGAACATGCTGAAAACGAGACAAAGCAGAGGTATGTATACGAGTATTTTGGATGGGAATATCCACAAACAGTTCACCATGGGAGGCTCTCAATTGAAGGAGTTATCTTAAGCAAGTCAAAAACAAGAAAAGGAATAGAAGAGGGCAAATACTTAGGATGGGATGATCCAAGACTCGGAACTATTAGAGCTCTAAAAAGAAGAGGTATCCAATCAGATGCTATTAGAGAACTAATAATTGAAGTAGGGCTCAAAAAGAGCGATACTACCATCAGTTGGGATAACTTAGCAGCAATAAACAGAAGACTAATCGAACCTATTGCCAACAGGTATTTCTTTGTTGCCGATCCAATACCAATGGAGATTAAGGGTTACAACGAAGAGTTCATAGCAGAAGTACCTCTCCATCCCGACCATCCCGAGAGAGGTGTTAGAAAGCTTAAATTCACTCCTGGAAAACCAGTGTACGTATCAAAAGACGATCTCGAACTCCTCAAGAGCAACGAATATGTTAGACTTAAGGACCTCTTCAATGTAAAAATCCTGGAAGTTAGTGAAGAAAGAATTGTGGTGGAATTTGATAGTATTGAATACGAAAAAGCCAGAGAAAACAAGTGGAGAATGATCCACTGGGTTCCAGAAGGAAAACCATGTGAAGTTTTAATACCAGAAGGAGATGAACTCGTAGTTAGAAAAGGCCTGCTTGAAACCGATGCAGATCTAAAAGTTGACGACATAGTCCAGTTCGAGCGTTTTGGCTTTGTGAGAATAGATAAGATAGAGGGAGAAAAAGTAACAGCGATCTTTGCTCACAAGTGAGCCTTTTCTTTTTTCCATCCCAGTACTCTTGACTGCAAATGTCTCTTTGGGAAAATTGTAAGTGGGTCTATACCTTTCTCTCTTAAGAGATACCTGATTTCCACTTCATAGTCAGATTTTTCAAGCTTTTCACTCTCTTTGAGTTCAATTATGAAAAGTCTATCCGTAAGTTCTCTTATTGTCTTATATCCAAGGCCTAAAAGTGGCCGTATGTACTGAACGTTGAATCTATCCTCAAGACTTCTTGTTTTCCTCTGATCCAGTAATGGAACTCTATCATCTCTTCTAGTTCCATCACTTACTCTTTCTACGTCCTCACGTCTGGCAATCTCCTCCAATGCCATTTCATGAATAAATTGGATGGCATTGTTTGGATGTTTATCATTGATACACATTTCAGTAGCTTTTTCAAGGATTTTTCTGTCTAAGAAAAACACCTCATGCTCAAACCCAAGGCTTTGTGCAGTTTCTCTAGCATATTTCCAGCTGTCAAGGAGTCCAAAATTAACAGTAACCAGTTTAACTTCATAACCCAGTCTTTTCAAAATATATGCCGCCAGTGAAGAGTCTTTCCCCCCACTGTAAAGATGGTAAACCTCCATAAGTACCACCAAAAGAAAAATTAAAGAGCACTCCAGAATGGGTCTTTCTGGGCCTTTACTTTTGCCGTCTTTTTCAAAGCTTTTATATCGGTGTCATCAAGTACATCTCTAAGTTCCTTCACTAGCCTTATTGCATCATCTTTACTTATATCCACATAAAGGATTTCCCCTGGATGTATGTGTCTTCCCACCATGGCTCCCTCAATTGCCACAGCCACTTGATCTCCTTTCTTAGCCTCTTGGAGGAAATCTTCTTTGGACTTAATTGATTTTATTACTCCTACTCTATCTCCATTCTGCTTTATTAGCGGATATCCTGGCTTTATCCGTCCTTCAAGCACCTCTATTCCCACTATAGCTGGATGGCTTCTCCTAAAAACATACCGTTCATCGGGGAAGAGTTTAATAACACCAGGGAACTTGGTCTTTGCTAGAACCTCTTTCTTTTTCTTCTCTTCCTCTGCCTTTACCCATGCTTCATAATCCTCTATTATCTTGTAAATTATGTTCCCTACAAAGAGAGGTATTTTTTTGGCATTGGCGACTTCTTCCGCATCTTCATTAACTTTCACATTGAATCCAATAACCACACCATAGAATGGTTCCTCTTCTTTTACACTAAGAGCCTCCATAACATCGGTTTTGCTGATGTTTCCTACATCAGCCTTTCTAATGGGGATATTCTTCTCATGAAGTTCTTTACTCAAAGCTTCCAAGCTTCCAATGGTGTCTGCTTTTACTATCACTCCTACTTTATCTGTGCTTATAATCACACTCTTTATTTGGTCAAGGATCTCTCCTTTAGCCCTTTCAAGTTCCTCCTCACTTCTCACAGCTATCACTGGAGACCCAGCAAGGGCATCTTCCAATCCAGGTGCTGCTATTTTGATACCTGCAGAAGCAGAAACCTCTTCAACCTGATCAAACCTGTATCTCGGATCTCTTATCTCATCAAGAGGCTTAGGTTTAAGAAGGGCCCTTATTTTTGTGACTATAGCCTTATCTTTGCCTCCCACAACAATCATATCGTCTTTCTTTAAAGTACCGTCATAAACTATCACATCTATTGTTGTTCCAAAGCCTATTTCCTCCCTAACTTCAAGTATAGTTCCTCTTGCAGGCCCCTCTACTTCTATCTTGAGCTTCTCCTCAAGATACTTTTGAGCCAAACCGGAGATAAGTACAAGCAATTCAGGAATTCCAATACCATATTTAGCAGAGATTGGGATTATTGCGAGCTCCTTTCTGAAATCTTGGACACGGTCAAATCTATTGGCCTGAAAACCAATCTCATAGAACTTTCCTATTAATTCCCAAAGTTTGGTCTCAAGCTCTTGTTGTGCCCTCTGATCCTGTTTTTTAATATTGACTAAGAAAGGCTCATTTTCAGTTATTTTCCATCCTTTAATACGATCGATCTTATTTGCAGCTACAACAAAGGGAGTCCTATACTTCCTCAAAATTTCTATACTCTCCAATGTTTGGGGCTGAAAGCCTTCGTTTACATCAACTATGAGAATTGCTAAATCCGCCAAGCTTCCTCCCCTTGCTCTAAGGCTTGTGAAGGCCTCATGACCAGGAGTATCTATAAAAAGTAATCCTGGAAGCTTAATCTCACCTTTCCAGAGGCTTAAAAGAGGGCCAGCAAGCTGTTTAACAACATCGATAGGAACTTCAGTAGCACCTATATGTTGGGTAATCCCACCCGCTTCTTTCTCCGCTACGCGGGTATTACGTATACGGTCAAGCATTGTCGTCTTTCCGTGATCAACATGTCCTAAAACAGCTATAATGGGTTGCCTGATCTTTTTCATACTCTCACACTCCATAAAACTTTTGATAAGCGTTATCGGGATTAACTAAAACCTCTACTTTTTAAAGGTTTAGGAGAGTTAATCTTAAAAATCCCAATGCTTACTACATTTAGTGGTTATCATGCAAAAGAAAACTCTACAGAAAGGGAAGAGCTATTACAAAAAAGGAAAGGTTCTGTGGGTTCTCAAGTATAAGGAAAAACTGTTTTCCAAAGTTCTGGGAACGTATCCGTATTATGTAGAAGTGGACTTAGCAAAAAATTCAAACAGATGCACCTGCCCACAGGGCAAAGACTGCAAACACGTCGCTGCTGTACTCATGGCCTTTGAAGAAGGATTCTACATTGAAAGTGAAGATCCCCTCTCAGAGAGTTTACCAGAGCTAGTTATTGAGAAGTATTTCTTCACTGAAGATCCTGCACTTGGGATAGAAGTTCTGCTGAAAGAATTACAGTACCAGATAAACAATGATGAAAGTGGAAGTGAAGTTACTAGGCTTTTAAGGAAAACCTTAAAGCTCTTCCCACAAGCTCCCTCTGCAGAAATGAGATTTCAAATAATCGAGATATTTAATGAATTCAAACGAGTATTTTCAGAATATAAGCTGACAGAAGAGTTGGAGAAAGAAATCAAGAAAATCTTAAACTTCTAATTATATCACTTGCTCTTATTTACGCCCATAACCCCCCCAATCATCTCCAGTTTAACATTCTTAGCCCTAAAAGAGAACCTTTCAAAAGTGTCTTGAACCTTCTAACCTTTAGGTTCCACTTATAGTAGGGTCTTCAAAAAAAGCCTTATAAAGTTTGCATCTCTTAGAAAAGGATTAGAGGGTGGATAAAATGAAGGCAGTATACAGGGGCATGTGCCCAAATTGCCAAGATGTGATAAGCGATGAGAGGTTATATAATAAGCATCCATGTGAAACATGTCTTGACGAAGAAATTAAATCGGATGTTTATTTTGAACTTGTTAAAGGAATTTACGATGCTTTAAAGCTTAAAAACACATTAAAACACTGGGAAGAAGTGTACTCTCTAGAACAAAGACTTATTGAAGCGGAAAAACTTTTTAAAACTGCTACTGGATTCACATTCTGGAGTGCTCAAAAGACCTGGGTAAAACGGCTGGTAAGAGGAAAAAGTTTCTCAATCATAGCTCCAACGGGTATGGGAAAAAGTGTTTTTGGGGCGTTTATGTCCATTTATTATGCCAAAAAAGGAAAGAGATCATATATTGTCTTACCAACAACGCCTCTGGTCGTTCAAACGATCAAGAGAGTCAAGACTTTTGCTGAAAAAGCTGGAATAGATGTTAATTTAGCATATTATCATGGAAATATGAGGAAAAAAGAAAAAGAAGAAATGCTCCAAAAAATCCAAACTGGTGAGTTTGATGTTCTCATAACCTCCGCCCAATACCTTGCGAGAAATTTTGATGTCTTAAAGGACAAAAGATTTGACTTTATCTTTGTAGATGATGTTGATGCTTTTTTAAAAGCTTCAAAGAATATAGATCGCTCATTGATTTTACTCGGCTTTACCGAGGAAATAATTCAAAAAGCATGGGAAATAATAAGGCTCAAAAAACAGATGGCAAAATACCTTAATGGAAACAGAAAAGACAAAAATGAGCAGTTAAAAGAACTAAATAAGCAAATAAACGCAATTGAAAAAGAAATAAGAGAATTTAAACGCAAGAATAACATTGGAGTTCTGATTGTGGCCTCAGCAACTGGAAGTGCAAGAGGTGACAGAATAAAACTCTATCGTGAACTCCTTGATTTTGAAGTAGGGAGTGGACGATCCGCATTAAGAAATGTAGTGGACACATACCTATCTCCCCAACACCCAATAGAAGAGCATGTTGAAGAGATCATAAAGAAATTGGGCACTGGAGGCCTTATCTTCGTACCTATTGATCAGGGTATACTCTATGCAGAAAAACTAACTTCTTACCTAAAGGATAAAGGATTCAAAGTCGAATTAGTTTCAGCGAGAAATAAAAAGGGTCTTGAAAAGTTTGAGAATGGAGAGGCCGACTACCTAATTGGGGTTGCAACTTATTACGGATCTATTGTTAGAGGCTTAGATTTGCCACATCTAATAAGGTATGCAGTTTTTACTGGTGTTCCTAAATTCCGATTTAGCATAGATTTAGAACAACCTACTATCTACAGAGTTCTTGGTCTGATGAGTGAAGTTATGGAATTCCTAGAAAACGAAGATAGAAAGAATGCAGAAAAACTCTACGCTAGAATAAGAAGGCTCATAAGGAACATTCCACAGTTTGAAATTTTAAAGATAGAAGAAGCACTTGCAGAGGGATTGCCTCTAGAAGGATTTTCAAATCATGTTCTCAAGGTATTTAAGGAGGCAGTTGACTTTTTAAGAAATATATTGAAGAAGGAAGACGTTCTCAAGAGAATCGAGGAAGATCCTTTCGTAAGTCTCAAGAAAGAGGAAGGAAAGTGGTACATAGAAATCCCTGACGTTAGGACGTATATCCAAGCAAGCGGGAGGACTTCAAGACTATTTGCTGGTGGTATAACTAAGGGACTAAGCATAGTAATTGTGGACAACGAAAAGGTGTTCAATGGATTAAAGAGGCAAATGCGCTGGCGCTTTTCTGAGTTTGAAATGGTGGCCTTTAATGAACTAGACCTAGAAAAAATACTCCAAGAGATTGACAGAGATAGGGAAAAAGTCAAACTTATTATGGAAGGAAAGATCGCAGAGAAAACAAAGGATTTAGTTAGGTCAGCTCTTATGATAGTGGAGTCACCAAACAAGGCAAGAACTATCGCAAACTTCTTTGGTCAACCAAGCAAAAGACGTATCGGCGATTTAGTCGCATATGAAGTAAGCATTGGAGAATTAATGCTAACAATCCTTGCAAGTGGAGGACATATGTTCGACCTTGTAACCAATGACGGTTATCACGGGGTCTTGGTAAACGAAAAAGATGGAAAACTCTACTTCGTGCCAATATATGATACTTTAAAGCGTTGTAGAGACTGTGGTCACCAATTTGTGGACTGGGAAAGTAAGGGAGTATGTCCAAGATGCGGGTCTAAAGATATCAGAGATGCCCTCGAGAATGTGATGGCAATGAGGGAAATTGCTCAAGAAGTTGATGAAATATTAATCGGAACTGACCCAGATACTGAGGGAGAAAAGATAGCATGGGACATAAGGAATGTTTTATCCCCTTACACCCCAACAATAAAAAGGATTGAATTTCACGAGGTTACTAGGCCAGCTATTCTGAAAGCACTGAAAGAAGCAAGAGACGTGCACGAAGGCAGAGTAAATGCTCAGCTGGTAAGAAGAATCGAAGATAGATGGATAGGCTTCGAATTAAGCCAAAAACTCTGGGAAGTCTTTGAGAATACCTATCTTTCAGCAGGAAGAGTTCAAACACCTGTACTAGGGTGGGTAATCCAAAGATATAAGGAATTTGTAGAAAGTGAAACCAATTTTGTAAGACTAACCCTCGAAAATGATCTGGATGTCACCCTTGAAGGCGTTAAAGACGAGGTCGAAGAAGTTGTTGTAGAAGATGTGCAGCTGGAAGAGAGAGAACTCAATCCATTACCACCATACAGTACTGATACCATGCTTCAAGATGCTTCAAGATTTTTAGGATTCTCAACTGACTATACAATGAGACTAGCCCAAGACCTTTTCGAATTAGGTCTTCTTACATATATTAGAACAGACTCAACCCATGTCAGCAACGTTGGTATAGAAGTTGCTAAAGAGTACATAAGCGATGAAATCGGCGAGGAATACTTCGCCCCAAGGAAATGGGGAGAAGAAGGAGCTCATGAATGTATAAGACCGACAAGGCCTATAGACACCGGAAGATTAATGCAACTACTCAGAGATGGAGTTATAACACTTGCAAGAGGTCTGACAAGGGATCATTTCAGACTATATGACATGGTATTTAAGCGCTTTATGACATCCCAGATGAAAGCCGCAAAGATACTCTATGAAAAAGCAATCATAGATGCAAAAGTTGCAAAAACAGAAATAGAAGGCTATGTAGACATTCTTTATGAGGGATGGACAAAAATCCGGAATCCACCACTGAGAAAGCTTCCAAAACTTGAAAAAGGACAAAGGATTAGAGTTAAAGAGATCAAGAAATGGAAGGCTCCAAAAGTACCGCTTTTCACTCAAGGAGATATAATTGCCCTGATGAAAGAACGCAAAATTGGAAGGCCATCAACATATGCCAAGATAGTCAAAACCCTCCTTGATAGACACTACGTCATAGAAACCAAAGGGAGAAAGAAACTCGTGCCTACAGAGCTTGGAACTAAAGTATACCATTATCTCATAACCAGGTACAAAGAGCTCGTAAGCGAAGAAAGGACTAGACAGCTTGAAGAGCTCATGGATCTGATAGAAGAAAACAAAGCGAACTATCAAGAAATCCTGAATGAAATGTACAAAGAAATTAAAAAATACATCGCTTGAGGTTTTTCTTTAAATTATTAAAAGAAAAGAAAGAGTTCACTCTTTCCTGTGTTTCATTTTCCAGTTATGCCATCTATAAAGGGCTGAGAGTGATTTAATTGCCCTTTCTGGTTCAGGATATGCTGGAATGCCCTTCTCATTAAGTATGTCAATAGCTTCTTTAGCCTCAATTCCACCTACTATTGCAACTACAATTGGCTTCTTCTTTCCACTTGCTTCATATTCTCTGATAACTATCTCTGCAAGATCTCTTGGGTCTAAAACTGCTGTTTGACAGTAGAGAACTGCTATTGCGTGCATCTCTGGATGAGCCAAGGCATCTCTAACTGCCCCTTCATAAGCCTCAGCACCTGCCATACCTGTAAGGTCAACAGGATTCTTGTAGCTTCCAAATGGTGGCATGTGGTTTGCAAAGACTTTAAGCTCCTCTAAGTTGTCGTAAAGTTTTAATCCTTCTTCTTCAGCAGCATCAGTGGCCATAACCCCTATTCCACCACCGTTTGTGAGTATCACAACGTTATCTCCCTCTGGTTCTGGAAGGTTGGAGAGTGTTCTTGCCCAATCAAATGCCTCGCCTATTGTTAAAGCCCTTAACACACCACTTTGCTTGAATGCGGCAGTGTAGATGCTGTCAGCGCCAGCTAGTGACCCAGTGTGTGAAGCCGCTGCTTTGGCTCCTCTTTCACTTCTACCGGCTTTAATGATTATAATTGGCTTCTTCATTGAAACTCTCTTGGCAACTTCCATAAACTTCCTACCGTCCTTTACACCCTCCATATAGATTAAAATAGCACCGGTGTTTTCATCGTCTTCAAAGTATTCAAGCATGTCAGCGTCATCAAGGTCACTCTTGTTTCCTATGCTAACTACGGCTGAAAGACCAACTTTTTCAAGAATTGTCCATCCCATAAGTGCTATTCCAAGAGCACCGCTTTGGGAAACAAGGGCTAGCTTTCCTGGCATAACATCAGTTGGTCCGAATGTAGCGTTAAGCTTCGCAGGAGTATAAACAATACCAAAGATGTTTGGACCAAGAATTCTCATTCCATACTTGTGAGCTGTCTCGACTAGCTGCTGTTCAACTTTCTTGCCCTCTTCACCAAGTTCTCCAAATCCTGAACTAATTATCGGAAGAACTTTAACACCCTTCTTCCCACACTCTTCTACAACCTGTGGGACAAACTTTGCTGGTACAACTATCACCGCCATATCAACTTCATCGGGAACATCGAGAATGGTCTTGTAAACTTGGAATTTTCTTCCACTGATCTCTATTTCTCCACCTTTAACATTTACTGCATATATTTTCCCTTCATAGCCGTATTCGATGAGATTTTTCATAATAGCGTATCCTATTTTCCCTGGCTTGCCAGAAGCCCCTACAACAGCAACGCTCTTTGGTTTGAAAAGTGCTTCTATGCTCATTTCCTCCACCCCATGAACTTTACAAAGGTTAATCTGAAAAAGGAGTTATAACTTTTCCCTTATCCATTTGCCGACTTGAGTATCGGCGTTCGCTAAAGAAACCTTGAGTTTTGAACGTGGATTGGATAAAGAAAAGTTAAGCAGATACTATAAAATTGTTTCATGAGGATTTTTGAACTACTAAATTTCGAGGGATAATAGCTTTAAAGCTGGAGGACAAAAATAAGAATAGTGATACTCCTCCCACTCCAAAAATATGAAGCATACTCGATAAGCTAGTGTCAGAAGTAAAGACAAGATACTAAGAGAGGGAACCTTTTGCAATTGAGGAATTACCTTATGATTATTTACTATCCCAAAAAGGTGAGGAATAATGGGAGTTCCGATTGGTGAGTTAGTTTCAAAAAAAGAGCTGGAATTGGAAAACCTAAATGGTAGAAAAGTGGCCATAGATGCGTTCAACGCTATATACCAGTTCCTATCCACCATCAGACAAAGAGATGGTACCCCTCTAATGGATTCCAAAGGAAGGATAACCTCCCATCTCTCAGGCCTTTTCTATAGAACGATAAATCTTACGGAAGCAGGAATAAAACCTGTCTATGTCTTTGATGGGAAACCTCCAGAGTTTAAGAAGAAAGAACTTGAAAAGAGAGCCGAAGCTAGAGAAGAAGCAAGAGAAAAATGGGAATTAGCCCTTGCCAGGGGAGACTTAGAAGAGGCCAAAAAATACGCCCAACGAGCTTCAAAAGTAAATGAACTTCTAATTGAAGACGCCAAAAAACTTTTGGAACTGATGGGGATCCCTTGGGTTCAAGCTCCCAGCGAGGGAGAAGCCCAAGCCGCCTATATGGCATCTAAAGGAGATGTTTGGGCCTCGGCAAGTCAAGATTATGACTCATTGCTCTTTGGAACACCAAAACTCGTAAGGAACCTCACCATAACAGGAAGACGAAAACTACCTGGAAAAGATGTCTATATTGAGGTTAAGCCTGAATTAATACTTCTTGAAGATGTGCTGAACGGGCTGAAACTAACAAGAGAGAAACTTATTGAGTTAGCAATACTCGTTGGTACTGACTACAATCCAGGAGGAATAAAAGGATTAGGACCAAAAAAAGCCCTTGAAATAGTAAGACACTCCAAAGATCCCCTATTAAAATATCAAAAGACAAGTGATGTAGACCTATATGCAATTAAGGAATTTTTCCTGAATCCACCAGTAACAAATGAGTACAAACTAGAATGGAAAATGCCCGATGAAGAGGGGGTACTGAGATTCCTCTGTGATGAGCATGACTTTAGCGAAGAACGTGTGAAAAATGGACTTGAGAGACTCAAAAAAGCAATAAAAGCTGGAAGACAATTTACATTAGATGCTTGGTTTAAAAAATGACCTTTTTATTTTTAAAATTAAAATTAAATGGGAAGCTTTAATCCAAGCTTCTCAACCATTTCTTTGTAACGGTTTCTTACCGTTACCTCTGTTACTCTTGCCGCCTCTGCAACTTCTCTCTGAGTTCTCTTTTCTCCCTCTAGAAGGCCAGCAATGTATAAAGCAGCTGCAACCAAACCCGCAGGACTTTTTCCACTAGTAAGACCCATATTATAAGCTTGTTCCAAAAGGTCAATCGCTCTTCTTCTAGTCCTCTCACTCAAACCAAGCTCATCTGCAAACTTGTTTACATAATCAGTCGGTTTAACAAAGAGTTTCTTTGGTGTAAGGTTAAGGTTTCTAGCAATAAACCTAAAACTTCTCCCAATCTCTTTTTTATCTACTTTAGCCATATCTGCTATTTCATCCAAAGTTCTCGGAATTTTGAGTAGTCTGCATGCAGCATAAACACATGCAGCGATTACACTTTCAATTGAACGGCCCCTTATAAGTCCCTTTCTTACAGCCTCCCTGTATAGACGAGCTGATTCTTCTTCCACGTGTTTGGGCAGGTTTAGTCTTGCACCAAGCCTATCAAGCTCGCTTAATGCGAAAGCTAGGTTTCTCTCCGCAGCATCGCTTACTCTAAGCCTGCTCTGCCACTTTCTAAGACGATAAATCTTCTCTCTCATTAACCCTTTAACATTTCTGTCATACCCTATATCCGTTGAAAGACCCTTGTCGTGAAGCAATATGCTCTCAGGTGCCCCAGTTCTAGACCGTTTCTCTCTTTGAGAAGCGTCAAAGGCCCTCCACTCAGGACCCATATCAATCATGTTTTCTTGAATTACAAATCCACAACTTGCACAGATTACCTCTCCCCTCTCAGGGTCATAAACAAATTTATCAGAGCCACAAACAGGGCAAATCCTATGCTTAGTCACAATTACACCCCCACGGTCAGTAACCTTGTCAATCCTCATATATAAACCTTAAGCTTTTTCAAATCTAGTTATTGAATTGGTTATCCATTTTACATGTTCTTTTTTAAACG
It includes:
- the fen gene encoding flap endonuclease-1, translated to MGVPIGELVSKKELELENLNGRKVAIDAFNAIYQFLSTIRQRDGTPLMDSKGRITSHLSGLFYRTINLTEAGIKPVYVFDGKPPEFKKKELEKRAEAREEAREKWELALARGDLEEAKKYAQRASKVNELLIEDAKKLLELMGIPWVQAPSEGEAQAAYMASKGDVWASASQDYDSLLFGTPKLVRNLTITGRRKLPGKDVYIEVKPELILLEDVLNGLKLTREKLIELAILVGTDYNPGGIKGLGPKKALEIVRHSKDPLLKYQKTSDVDLYAIKEFFLNPPVTNEYKLEWKMPDEEGVLRFLCDEHDFSEERVKNGLERLKKAIKAGRQFTLDAWFKK
- a CDS encoding transcription initiation factor IIB; the protein is MTKHRICPVCGSDKFVYDPERGEVICASCGFVIQENMIDMGPEWRAFDASQREKRSRTGAPESILLHDKGLSTDIGYDRNVKGLMREKIYRLRKWQSRLRVSDAAERNLAFALSELDRLGARLNLPKHVEEESARLYREAVRKGLIRGRSIESVIAACVYAACRLLKIPRTLDEIADMAKVDKKEIGRSFRFIARNLNLTPKKLFVKPTDYVNKFADELGLSERTRRRAIDLLEQAYNMGLTSGKSPAGLVAAALYIAGLLEGEKRTQREVAEAARVTEVTVRNRYKEMVEKLGLKLPI
- the acs gene encoding acetate--CoA ligase alpha subunit, producing the protein MSIEALFKPKSVAVVGASGKPGKIGYAIMKNLIEYGYEGKIYAVNVKGGEIEISGRKFQVYKTILDVPDEVDMAVIVVPAKFVPQVVEECGKKGVKVLPIISSGFGELGEEGKKVEQQLVETAHKYGMRILGPNIFGIVYTPAKLNATFGPTDVMPGKLALVSQSGALGIALMGWTILEKVGLSAVVSIGNKSDLDDADMLEYFEDDENTGAILIYMEGVKDGRKFMEVAKRVSMKKPIIIIKAGRSERGAKAAASHTGSLAGADSIYTAAFKQSGVLRALTIGEAFDWARTLSNLPEPEGDNVVILTNGGGIGVMATDAAEEEGLKLYDNLEELKVFANHMPPFGSYKNPVDLTGMAGAEAYEGAVRDALAHPEMHAIAVLYCQTAVLDPRDLAEIVIREYEASGKKKPIVVAIVGGIEAKEAIDILNEKGIPAYPEPERAIKSLSALYRWHNWKMKHRKE
- the rgy gene encoding reverse gyrase; translation: MKAVYRGMCPNCQDVISDERLYNKHPCETCLDEEIKSDVYFELVKGIYDALKLKNTLKHWEEVYSLEQRLIEAEKLFKTATGFTFWSAQKTWVKRLVRGKSFSIIAPTGMGKSVFGAFMSIYYAKKGKRSYIVLPTTPLVVQTIKRVKTFAEKAGIDVNLAYYHGNMRKKEKEEMLQKIQTGEFDVLITSAQYLARNFDVLKDKRFDFIFVDDVDAFLKASKNIDRSLILLGFTEEIIQKAWEIIRLKKQMAKYLNGNRKDKNEQLKELNKQINAIEKEIREFKRKNNIGVLIVASATGSARGDRIKLYRELLDFEVGSGRSALRNVVDTYLSPQHPIEEHVEEIIKKLGTGGLIFVPIDQGILYAEKLTSYLKDKGFKVELVSARNKKGLEKFENGEADYLIGVATYYGSIVRGLDLPHLIRYAVFTGVPKFRFSIDLEQPTIYRVLGLMSEVMEFLENEDRKNAEKLYARIRRLIRNIPQFEILKIEEALAEGLPLEGFSNHVLKVFKEAVDFLRNILKKEDVLKRIEEDPFVSLKKEEGKWYIEIPDVRTYIQASGRTSRLFAGGITKGLSIVIVDNEKVFNGLKRQMRWRFSEFEMVAFNELDLEKILQEIDRDREKVKLIMEGKIAEKTKDLVRSALMIVESPNKARTIANFFGQPSKRRIGDLVAYEVSIGELMLTILASGGHMFDLVTNDGYHGVLVNEKDGKLYFVPIYDTLKRCRDCGHQFVDWESKGVCPRCGSKDIRDALENVMAMREIAQEVDEILIGTDPDTEGEKIAWDIRNVLSPYTPTIKRIEFHEVTRPAILKALKEARDVHEGRVNAQLVRRIEDRWIGFELSQKLWEVFENTYLSAGRVQTPVLGWVIQRYKEFVESETNFVRLTLENDLDVTLEGVKDEVEEVVVEDVQLEERELNPLPPYSTDTMLQDASRFLGFSTDYTMRLAQDLFELGLLTYIRTDSTHVSNVGIEVAKEYISDEIGEEYFAPRKWGEEGAHECIRPTRPIDTGRLMQLLRDGVITLARGLTRDHFRLYDMVFKRFMTSQMKAAKILYEKAIIDAKVAKTEIEGYVDILYEGWTKIRNPPLRKLPKLEKGQRIRVKEIKKWKAPKVPLFTQGDIIALMKERKIGRPSTYAKIVKTLLDRHYVIETKGRKKLVPTELGTKVYHYLITRYKELVSEERTRQLEELMDLIEENKANYQEILNEMYKEIKKYIA